In Pirellula sp. SH-Sr6A, the DNA window TCAGGTTGCCCATACCGATACCCGGAATAAATCACAAAACCTGCAGCCCCGGCGTACGCCAACCAAGCAACGAAAAGGGAACGCTTGCCGAGCAAGCCAAAAATCACATGCCCCCCATCGAGTTGGCTCACCGGGACCATGTTCAATCCAGTCACCAAGAATCCAACCCAAGCCGCCATCAGCATCGGATTCATTGCGGAATTCGCAATCCAATCGAATCGAACACTCCCCTCCCCATGCACGGCCGCATTGAGCACCTGCACGATCAGCGGCTGCCCGAACTGAATCGAATTGCTTGTCGTTGTAGGGGGTGTTCCGGTTAGCAGTCCTGCAATGGCGATCGGTATGGCGAAAACGAGTCCCGCCAAAGGCCCCGCAATTCCGATGTCAAAGATTTGCTTTCGATCCGCTTGCCCCCCATCCATCATGATCACCGCGCCACATGTGCCGGTCGGACTAACGGGAAAGGGAATAAACAGAGGCAGGGTCGAGGGAATCTTGTACCATCGCGTCGCGAAGTAATGTCCAAGCTCGTGTGCGCCAAGGATCGCCGTAAGGGACAGCGCGAACACCAGTCCGCCATACCAATTCGCTAAGAAGTGTTGCCGAACGACAAAGAGCGAACCCTCTTCCGATGCTTGGAGAAGGATCGACGTGGGCGACCAGGCTACGATGCCCGCCCATGTCATCGATAGCAAAGTCGTGACCAATAGAAACGTTGGAACTACCCACGCCGGCCGTCTTCGACGAACTTCGTTCGAGGGAAGAGCCTCAGAGCGAAGCTCCCCCGTTGAGGAATCGTCCCGAAATATGTCGAGTGTCTTTTCGAACTCTTTCGAGGATAGGCTCGGAGTATTCACCTAGTAACTCAACAGGCTAATGACTTGGTACGGTTGCAATTTGTCTCGACCTCCCAACGCCTTCAGTTCAATGCAAAAAAGGCATCCTGCAATCTCGACGTCGTTGTGAGATAACAGCTTGCAGCACGCGCCTACCGTTCCACCCGTTGCGAGTAGGTCATCCACAACCAAAACACGCTGCCCTGGCTTGACGGCGTCCTTGTGCATTTCCAAGGTATCGCTCCCATATTCCAATTCGTAGCTGAACGTGTGCCTGTCGTATGGCAGTTTTCCAGGCTTCCTCACCGGAACAAACGCAGCGCCCAATTCCAAAGCCAACGGTGCCGCAAAGATAAAACCCCTAGCCTCCGCTGCGACGAGCGTGTCGATACGTTCCCCTCGGAATGGATCCGCCATCCTCTCGATCGTTTCGCGAAACGCCTCTGGGTTGGCCAACAGGGGGGTGATATCTCGAAACAGAATTCCTGGTTTCGGAAAATCGGGGATGTCGCGGATAAAACTCTTTAGGTCTAGGTCTGGTCGTCGACTCATGTTTTCCATCGATACGGTGGGGATCAATCCTTACGGGCGAGCAGATTGTAACCCAATCGCATCGTTGGATCACTCCCCATCCGCTGCATTCGCTTTGGGAGTCGTAGCAGCATTCGCGTCCGATCTCTTGGATCGATAATCGCGAATGCGATTTCGCACTTCAATCGCTTGGTAATAGCCCCAATTCCGAAGCCTCGATGTCCATCGCGGTCCGCCGATAATCCATCTCTCCTGCGCGCTCGGCAATCCCCCCAGCCGCGGTTTGTAATCCTCATCCCCTCGCATGAAATCGACACTGCGACACCCGTGCAACGCCGCTTCGCGTATGGAACAGAAACTGGTCTGCCACCCTGGCCTATATTCGAGGTACTTCGTGTTCATACCCGTGAGGTAGATGTAGAGGGTCCCCCCATAACGAAATCCAATCATGCCTCCTGCGGGCTCGCCATGCACGGTTACCAGGCTTACCAACGGTCGATGGGTTGAATCCTCGTCATCCCAAAGCGATTCCATCGCCTTGAGTAGAAAGGACTCAAAACTCGTTGTACCGAAGCAACCGTTGATTCCCCTCTCCGCCCATCGGCCTTGATGAAGATCGGCGATGACCTGGGCCATCTCTTTGGCCTCTTCCAAGGTTTGGGCGACGCGAAAGGTACTGACTGTCTCCTGCCAACCCTGCGTCTGCTCCAGCATTTTTCGAACGCGCCGCGAAAGGGACTTGATGTAAGGGTCCCAACCCTGCTCGATGGATGCCTCCCAGCAACTGAGCCCGGCTCTTCGCTCGATTTCTATAGAACGGATCGATTGAAGTCGCTCGTAGAACGCTTCCATCGCAGGATCCCCTTTTCGTATGCCGTCGAAGTCCAGATGATCCCACTTCCCGCTCCGCGCGCTGTTTTCGAGCAAGTAGTCTGCGAACGCATGAGCAGCCGCGGCGGCATTTTCAGGTTGGACCAATATCCCCAAGTCATCGGAGCAGGCTTTGCCGTTTCCTAATAGACACAACGTTTCACCGAGAAGCCATCTCTTGGTTCGAACCAGAGGCATGATCGCAATCGTCTCCCCCTGATAACGCGCGCGAAGGATATGAAGTTTGTATTCGTCTTGATAAGCATCCCACCACGATCGCAACCACGGATAACTTCGGTTCAGTCGATTGCCATGAAGTCGCTCCCAGCTTGATCGAATCTCTTCCCACTCCGCTGTCGTGCTCAGCACATCGATTTGCAATGGTCCCACGGCATCGCATTGCTTGGTCGACGATCCGTCGGTGGGACGTTCGATACCACGCGGAATCGCGGAGGGAATGGGGATGGCGATCCCATGGGGGGCCGAAGCAGTAAAGCTTGCGGGACTGATCACGGTCATGGCGAGGGATCCTTTCGCGAGGTAAGTAGCCGGGGGGCTCGGAACTTGCAGAGTGGTTTTCCAAAAGTAGGTTGCACGCAAGGCAACGGGTGAAAATTGCAAATCTTTTTGAGACCGCAATGCGGATCGACTCGCCTCTCTCTTTGATCCGCTAGGATAACCCCTACATTCGGTACAATTGAATCGGTAAGGGAGCGGACTCAGAACTCTCAACGCATTGAAAACGTTATGAACTCACACCATCTTCGACGCCCCCCCTCCACGACACCCAATTCCATTCGCAAAGCGCGAGGACGCATATGGGTCGCACGATCGCTTTGGTTCGGAATGACTGGCTATCTCCTAGGGATCCCATTGTGCCATGTCGCCATGGGGGAGAACCCCTTATTCCAACCTCCAGCATCACCGGTTGTGGAATCCAACAGCTCTGCCAACGCTCCAGATCCATTGAGGCAGCCCCTCGAAACCTGGGTCGGATGGATTGAGGCACCCGAGACCCACCTGCGCTGGTTCGTCCAGTTTCAAAAAGATTCGAAAGGGGTTCTGCAGGGGAGTAGCTCCACTCCCGAAGTCCAAACAAAGCCAACCCCCTTCTCGAAACTGGAGGTCACCAAGGATGCTTGGAAACTGGAATGGACCGATCCGGTCACCAAACAAGTCTGGACTTACGTCGGTAATCAAGAGTCCGCGAATAAAGTAACCGGCTTGCTCGTGATCGGCCCTCAAACCATCGCCGTTCCTCTCGTCCGCGCCGAACAACTACCTGCCGAATCCAAAGAGACGCTAGGAGCAGACATCGTATGGACCGACTCGCTACCCTCCCTCGGCGCTAGCTCTTCGGCGAATCCATTCGATTTTCGGTTTCGGTTCTACACTAAGCCCCCCTACACCGAACAGAAGCCGCGCATCCTTTTCGATTCCCTAGCTAAAAACCTAATCGGTAAACCGGTCGACTTTCGAAGAGACGAGGATGGTACGTTGGAGTTTTCGATTCCCTCCCTGCAAGCCGAGTATCGGGCCATCCTCGCCTCGGAAGACATGATGGCAGGGACGTTTCGACGCAAGGAACTCGCAAATCCATTGGAAATGAAGCTCTGGAAGCCGGAGGGGAAAACGGTTCCCTCTCCCAAAAAGGAGAAGACTCCAGAGCCCATGCCAAATTCCCCATCAACGGCGGAATCCTCTGCGCCTGCGAACACGAAGAAGGCTGAGCAGGACTCGGTGCGTATTACGATGGACTCCACCCGAGCCGACACGTCC includes these proteins:
- a CDS encoding site-2 protease family protein — its product is MNTPSLSSKEFEKTLDIFRDDSSTGELRSEALPSNEVRRRRPAWVVPTFLLVTTLLSMTWAGIVAWSPTSILLQASEEGSLFVVRQHFLANWYGGLVFALSLTAILGAHELGHYFATRWYKIPSTLPLFIPFPVSPTGTCGAVIMMDGGQADRKQIFDIGIAGPLAGLVFAIPIAIAGLLTGTPPTTTSNSIQFGQPLIVQVLNAAVHGEGSVRFDWIANSAMNPMLMAAWVGFLVTGLNMVPVSQLDGGHVIFGLLGKRSLFVAWLAYAGAAGFVIYSGYRYGQPDFVIMLLLIPLMGIGHPPSKNDNVSLGLGRSLLGWVSLSIPFLCIPLRPIMLLG
- a CDS encoding adenine phosphoribosyltransferase, translated to MSRRPDLDLKSFIRDIPDFPKPGILFRDITPLLANPEAFRETIERMADPFRGERIDTLVAAEARGFIFAAPLALELGAAFVPVRKPGKLPYDRHTFSYELEYGSDTLEMHKDAVKPGQRVLVVDDLLATGGTVGACCKLLSHNDVEIAGCLFCIELKALGGRDKLQPYQVISLLSY
- a CDS encoding GNAT family N-acetyltransferase encodes the protein MTVISPASFTASAPHGIAIPIPSAIPRGIERPTDGSSTKQCDAVGPLQIDVLSTTAEWEEIRSSWERLHGNRLNRSYPWLRSWWDAYQDEYKLHILRARYQGETIAIMPLVRTKRWLLGETLCLLGNGKACSDDLGILVQPENAAAAAHAFADYLLENSARSGKWDHLDFDGIRKGDPAMEAFYERLQSIRSIEIERRAGLSCWEASIEQGWDPYIKSLSRRVRKMLEQTQGWQETVSTFRVAQTLEEAKEMAQVIADLHQGRWAERGINGCFGTTSFESFLLKAMESLWDDEDSTHRPLVSLVTVHGEPAGGMIGFRYGGTLYIYLTGMNTKYLEYRPGWQTSFCSIREAALHGCRSVDFMRGDEDYKPRLGGLPSAQERWIIGGPRWTSRLRNWGYYQAIEVRNRIRDYRSKRSDANAATTPKANAADGE